The following are encoded together in the Naumannella cuiyingiana genome:
- the rplM gene encoding 50S ribosomal protein L13, with product MSTYSPKPGEVTRNWHVIDAEDIVLGRLAVSAAGLLRGKHKPTYAPHVDTGDFVVVVNASKIALSGNKRTDKFATRHSGRPGGLKQVAYGELLESDPRRAVELAVWGMLPKNKLSRKQIKKLKVYGGAEHPHTAQRPQPYEITRISQTEKGTAK from the coding sequence GTGTCCACGTACAGCCCGAAGCCTGGCGAGGTGACCAGGAACTGGCATGTGATCGACGCCGAGGACATCGTGCTCGGCCGGCTCGCGGTCAGCGCGGCCGGTCTGCTCCGCGGCAAGCACAAGCCCACCTACGCCCCGCACGTCGACACCGGGGACTTCGTCGTCGTCGTCAACGCCAGCAAGATCGCCCTGTCGGGCAACAAGCGGACCGACAAGTTCGCCACCCGGCACTCCGGTCGCCCCGGCGGCCTGAAGCAGGTCGCCTACGGTGAGCTGCTGGAGTCCGACCCCCGGCGCGCCGTCGAGCTCGCCGTGTGGGGGATGCTCCCGAAGAACAAGCTGAGCCGCAAGCAGATCAAGAAGCTCAAGGTCTACGGCGGCGCCGAGCACCCGCACACCGCGCAGCGGCCCCAGCCCTACGAGATCACCCGCATCAGCCAGACCGAGAAGGGGACGGCCAAGTGA
- a CDS encoding M15 family metallopeptidase, whose protein sequence is MRRVVGLMVAAVVAWTAVGATAYAQPPSAPPTPSPSPSPSAGVTPGATPPPTGEATASPRPTTPSATPTETPSPTETPSSSASLSPSATPSVERHELAAETPIAARYRASGGAAGPLGAVTKAETAVPGGRMARYRNGAIYWSQATGAKIIEARMLAAFDRVGLARAGFPTDERSCGLADGGCLQRFTKAIIYDQRDAGVHAVTNQLLGRYADLRWEQGRLGYPIADELCGLRDGGCSQRFRGGLVLWSSATGAWATWGNIGITHANLGYERGRLGYPTTGERCTLKDGGCYQKFAGGDIYWSPRTGAHPVWGSIRNTWAGLGWERGRLGFPISAESCTLKDRGCYQKFTGGSIYWTARTGAQPIWGGIAAAWGAQGWERGRLGFPTTGERCTLKDRGCYQKFTGGSIYWTPRTGARPVVGAIEKAWAAQGWERGLLGFPTGSEWCRDGKCRQDFQYGRITWDGSRASTEYRQNATIRRTSSSDVRYTYRSGCPVGPGSLRTIDMNYWGYDGRIHRGQMIIRDSYAQRVVDAFNDAFKARFPVARMDNPNVWRGNDPDQMVANNTSGFNCRSVVGNPQAVSPHSYGTAVDTNTVQNPFRDKNGTWWPSNGRGYVQDGQLNRKITSQGMLWTGSSLTRGFESRGWFWGGRWNPGRDYQHFNWGP, encoded by the coding sequence ATGCGCAGGGTTGTCGGCCTGATGGTGGCGGCGGTGGTCGCCTGGACCGCGGTGGGCGCGACGGCGTACGCGCAGCCGCCGAGCGCGCCCCCGACACCGAGCCCATCGCCGAGCCCATCGGCCGGCGTGACGCCGGGGGCCACGCCGCCGCCGACCGGCGAGGCGACCGCCTCGCCGAGGCCGACGACCCCGTCCGCCACCCCCACCGAGACCCCGAGCCCCACCGAGACCCCGAGTTCCAGCGCTAGCCTGAGTCCCAGCGCCACGCCGAGCGTCGAACGCCACGAGCTGGCCGCGGAGACCCCGATCGCCGCGCGGTACCGGGCCTCCGGCGGCGCCGCCGGGCCGCTCGGCGCGGTGACCAAGGCGGAGACCGCGGTGCCCGGCGGGCGGATGGCGCGCTACCGCAACGGCGCGATCTACTGGTCGCAGGCGACGGGCGCCAAGATCATCGAAGCGCGGATGCTGGCCGCCTTCGACCGGGTCGGGCTCGCCCGCGCCGGCTTCCCGACCGACGAACGCAGTTGCGGCCTCGCCGACGGCGGCTGCCTGCAGCGCTTCACCAAGGCGATCATCTACGACCAGCGCGATGCCGGCGTCCACGCGGTGACCAACCAGCTCCTCGGCCGGTACGCGGACCTGCGCTGGGAACAGGGGCGCCTGGGATACCCGATCGCCGACGAGCTGTGCGGCCTGCGCGACGGCGGCTGCTCCCAGCGGTTCCGCGGCGGCCTGGTGCTGTGGAGTTCCGCGACCGGCGCGTGGGCCACCTGGGGCAACATCGGGATCACCCACGCCAACCTCGGTTATGAGCGCGGCCGGCTCGGCTACCCGACGACGGGTGAGCGGTGCACTCTGAAGGACGGCGGCTGCTACCAGAAGTTCGCCGGCGGCGACATCTACTGGTCGCCCCGCACGGGCGCGCACCCCGTCTGGGGCTCGATCCGCAATACCTGGGCCGGGCTTGGCTGGGAGCGCGGCCGGCTCGGCTTCCCGATCAGCGCGGAGAGCTGCACGTTGAAGGACCGCGGCTGCTACCAGAAGTTCACCGGCGGATCGATCTACTGGACCGCCAGGACCGGGGCCCAGCCGATCTGGGGCGGCATCGCCGCGGCCTGGGGCGCCCAGGGCTGGGAGCGCGGCCGGCTCGGCTTCCCGACCACCGGCGAGCGGTGCACCCTGAAGGACCGCGGCTGCTACCAGAAGTTCACCGGCGGATCGATCTACTGGACTCCCAGGACCGGCGCCCGGCCGGTCGTCGGGGCGATCGAGAAGGCCTGGGCCGCGCAGGGCTGGGAGCGTGGGCTGCTCGGCTTCCCGACCGGCAGCGAGTGGTGCCGCGACGGGAAGTGCCGCCAGGACTTCCAGTACGGGCGGATCACCTGGGACGGCTCGCGCGCCTCGACCGAGTACCGGCAGAACGCAACCATCCGGCGTACCTCCAGCTCCGACGTGCGCTACACCTACCGCTCCGGCTGCCCGGTGGGTCCGGGCAGCCTGCGCACCATCGACATGAACTACTGGGGCTACGACGGCCGGATCCATCGCGGCCAGATGATCATCCGCGACAGCTACGCCCAGCGCGTCGTGGACGCGTTCAACGACGCATTCAAGGCCCGCTTCCCGGTGGCCCGGATGGACAACCCGAACGTGTGGCGCGGCAACGACCCCGACCAGATGGTCGCGAACAACACCTCGGGCTTCAACTGCCGGTCGGTGGTCGGCAACCCGCAGGCGGTCTCGCCGCACTCCTACGGCACCGCGGTCGACACGAACACCGTGCAGAACCCGTTCCGGGACAAGAACGGCACCTGGTGGCCGTCGAACGGCCGAGGCTACGTCCAGGACGGTCAACTCAACCGCAAGATCACCTCACAGGGCATGTTGTGGACGGGCAGCTCGCTGACCCGCGGGTTCGAGAGCCGCGGCTGGTTCTGGGGCGGGCGCTGGAACCCGGGCAGGGACTACCAGCACTTCAACTGGGGCCCGTGA
- a CDS encoding GNAT family N-acetyltransferase: MTTWETHPVTPRRFDDFADVINPNRRGTHCWCLSHRLQQSQITELGGTGDDARACAARKLARRKHPMGVVTYRDQTPVGWCSIGPRTDIPRLEASKLIRPVDDVAVWSIICVVVRSGHRRQGVTEKLISGAVDYAASRGAPAVEAYPVDPGGKRMDLTMAFVGTRAMFDQAGFAVIGQTDAVASKMPRLIMRRTL; the protein is encoded by the coding sequence ATGACCACCTGGGAAACCCACCCCGTCACGCCGCGACGGTTCGACGACTTCGCCGATGTGATCAATCCGAACCGCCGCGGCACGCACTGCTGGTGCCTGTCGCATCGGCTGCAGCAGAGCCAGATCACCGAACTCGGCGGCACCGGCGACGACGCCCGAGCCTGCGCAGCGCGCAAGCTCGCCCGCCGCAAGCATCCGATGGGGGTGGTGACCTATCGCGATCAGACGCCGGTCGGCTGGTGCTCGATCGGCCCGCGTACCGACATCCCGAGGCTCGAGGCATCGAAGCTGATCAGACCGGTCGACGACGTCGCGGTGTGGAGCATCATCTGTGTGGTGGTACGCAGCGGCCATCGCCGCCAGGGTGTGACCGAGAAGTTGATCAGCGGCGCGGTCGACTACGCCGCATCGCGCGGTGCGCCTGCGGTCGAGGCGTACCCGGTGGATCCGGGTGGCAAGCGGATGGACCTGACGATGGCGTTCGTCGGCACGCGCGCCATGTTCGACCAGGCCGGGTTCGCGGTGATCGGGCAGACCGACGCGGTCGCCAGCAAGATGCCGCGTCTCATCATGCGTCGCACCCTGTGA
- a CDS encoding citrate synthase, with protein MTDSLSIRDNRTGGEEEIAISDDTIRAGDLKKFAVDGERALATYDPGFVNTASCKSAITFIDGDKGILEYRGYPIEQLAENSTFLEVAYLLLNGELPTEDQLATWVDRVTNHTYVHENLKTFMQGFRYDAHPMSMLMSSVAALSSFYPEANQIHDPEVVDLQIIRMIAKMPTLGAFAYRHAQGKPYIYPSNDLSYTANFMSMLWKMSEPVYQADERLVRAMEVLFILHADHEQNASANAVRSIGSTQVDPYSAIAGGIGALYGPLHGGANEAVLKMLRRIGDVANVPDFIEGVKAGNERLMGFGHRVYKNYDPRAKIIKKAVDDVFEVTGVNPQLKIAQELEKIALEDDYFVSRKLYPNVDFYSGLLYEALQFPPEMFTVLFAIGRTPGWLAQWKELINDPEQKIARPKQIYTGHRGRDFVPMDKR; from the coding sequence ATGACCGATTCGCTCAGCATCCGCGACAACCGCACGGGTGGCGAAGAAGAGATCGCGATCAGCGACGACACGATCCGGGCCGGCGACCTGAAGAAGTTCGCTGTCGACGGTGAGCGCGCGTTGGCCACCTACGATCCGGGATTCGTCAACACGGCCTCCTGCAAGAGCGCCATCACGTTCATCGACGGCGACAAGGGCATCCTGGAGTACCGGGGCTACCCGATCGAACAACTGGCCGAGAACTCGACCTTTCTCGAGGTGGCGTACCTGCTCCTGAACGGCGAACTGCCGACCGAGGACCAGCTCGCCACCTGGGTGGACCGGGTGACCAACCACACCTATGTGCACGAGAACCTGAAGACCTTCATGCAGGGCTTCCGCTATGACGCGCACCCGATGTCGATGCTGATGTCGTCGGTGGCCGCCCTGTCCTCGTTCTACCCCGAGGCCAACCAGATTCACGACCCGGAGGTCGTCGATCTGCAGATCATCCGGATGATCGCCAAGATGCCGACACTCGGCGCGTTCGCCTACCGCCACGCGCAGGGCAAGCCCTACATCTACCCGAGCAACGACCTGTCCTACACGGCGAACTTCATGTCGATGCTGTGGAAGATGTCCGAGCCGGTCTACCAGGCCGACGAGCGACTGGTCCGGGCGATGGAGGTCTTGTTCATCCTGCACGCCGACCACGAGCAGAACGCCTCGGCCAATGCGGTCCGCTCGATCGGCTCGACCCAGGTGGATCCGTACTCGGCGATTGCCGGCGGCATCGGCGCCCTCTACGGACCGCTGCACGGCGGCGCGAACGAGGCCGTGCTGAAGATGCTGCGCCGGATCGGCGATGTCGCCAATGTGCCCGACTTCATCGAGGGCGTGAAGGCCGGAAACGAGCGCCTGATGGGCTTCGGGCACCGGGTCTACAAGAACTACGATCCGCGGGCCAAGATCATCAAGAAGGCCGTCGACGACGTCTTCGAGGTGACCGGCGTCAACCCGCAGCTCAAGATCGCCCAGGAGTTGGAGAAGATCGCGCTGGAGGACGACTACTTCGTCTCCCGCAAGCTCTATCCCAATGTGGACTTCTATTCCGGGCTGCTGTACGAGGCCCTGCAGTTCCCGCCGGAGATGTTCACGGTGCTGTTCGCCATCGGCCGCACACCGGGCTGGCTGGCCCAGTGGAAGGAATTGATCAACGACCCGGAGCAGAAGATCGCCCGGCCGAAGCAGATCTACACGGGCCACCGTGGGCGCGACTTCGTCCCCATGGACAAGCGTTGA
- a CDS encoding sigma-70 family RNA polymerase sigma factor, whose protein sequence is MTGTGDVFDGDDPAPTGDGSRSSNGRRTDDVMQAPGTGGEPGPGAEPDAALLAEVRAGRSHAYGELWERYAPAARRLARRLRPSGDADDLVSESYLRVLRSIRAGNGPQDNFAAYLYATLRRLAIDETRSPRSRVVPTDQSDDLDAAHPSAEELFAELADQRTAVAAWHSLPSETRDLLWRAVVDQQRPTAIARQLGVSANGVSSRVRRAKERLREAYLTEHARTARIPACRPVRPLLARYVRDALGPAKRRMVDEHLDTCADCGRALIVLQTIDKAIVAVIAPVVGAGAWAAADALAGTAPVARAQGNPGPGDRGWGRQRDGGREHGGRATHSVARILVAMLAIAVAAAMAYALSRPEAPAPTGFGPAAGTGNGAGAPPPADPPPPPPPAGPPAPPMGPPAPPMSPPGPDDGAPAGPPTPGPASPGPTLATPKANAVRRPRPAPTVAPTPARPPVGPTALPSPRAPEPSPSLRSVSPKPNPSMRSVPPEPRSPATSTPTPRPTATPSPTPTPSPTLTSSPTLTSSPTLTPSPTLTPSASPSPAGTPTPTPTPTPTPSPTPSPTPTPSPAPSVWTMEIEMSEDLPVGYVAALTVPEGYTLTSVRDLHYGEPTEHLEVPGRTFVDAVQPGRLLIRGTREPGAEPGSLTADLRSYGGRELAGSGSYPIP, encoded by the coding sequence GTGACCGGAACGGGGGATGTGTTCGACGGCGACGACCCGGCACCGACTGGTGACGGATCTCGTTCGTCGAACGGTCGCCGCACCGACGACGTGATGCAGGCCCCGGGGACCGGTGGAGAACCGGGACCCGGGGCCGAGCCCGATGCTGCCCTGCTCGCCGAGGTGCGGGCGGGCCGAAGCCATGCCTACGGCGAACTCTGGGAGCGCTACGCCCCCGCTGCCCGCCGCCTGGCGCGCCGGTTGCGGCCGTCCGGAGATGCCGATGACCTGGTCAGCGAGTCCTATCTGCGGGTGCTGCGCTCCATCCGTGCGGGCAACGGCCCACAGGACAACTTCGCCGCCTATCTGTACGCCACGCTGCGCCGGCTGGCCATCGACGAGACCCGTTCGCCGCGCTCCCGGGTGGTCCCGACCGACCAGTCCGACGATCTGGACGCGGCGCATCCGTCGGCCGAGGAACTGTTCGCCGAGCTTGCCGACCAGCGCACCGCCGTCGCGGCCTGGCACAGTCTCCCGTCCGAGACCCGCGACCTGTTGTGGCGAGCGGTCGTGGACCAGCAGCGTCCGACCGCGATCGCCCGGCAACTGGGGGTCAGCGCCAACGGCGTCTCCTCGCGCGTCCGGCGCGCCAAGGAGCGGCTGCGCGAGGCGTACCTGACCGAACACGCGCGGACCGCGCGGATCCCGGCCTGCCGCCCGGTCCGACCGCTGCTGGCGCGCTACGTCCGCGACGCCCTGGGCCCCGCGAAGCGCCGCATGGTCGATGAGCACCTCGACACCTGCGCCGACTGCGGGCGCGCCCTGATCGTGCTGCAGACCATCGACAAGGCAATCGTGGCCGTGATCGCACCGGTCGTCGGAGCCGGCGCGTGGGCCGCCGCCGATGCCCTGGCCGGCACGGCGCCCGTGGCTCGCGCGCAGGGGAACCCGGGACCCGGTGACCGGGGGTGGGGCAGGCAGCGAGACGGCGGCCGAGAACACGGCGGCCGGGCCACCCACTCCGTTGCGCGCATCCTGGTGGCGATGCTCGCCATCGCGGTCGCGGCCGCGATGGCGTACGCGCTGAGCCGACCCGAGGCCCCTGCGCCCACCGGGTTCGGACCGGCCGCGGGGACCGGCAACGGTGCCGGCGCACCCCCGCCGGCAGATCCACCCCCGCCCCCGCCCCCTGCGGGTCCGCCGGCTCCTCCGATGGGCCCGCCCGCTCCCCCGATGAGCCCACCCGGCCCCGACGACGGCGCCCCGGCCGGCCCGCCAACCCCCGGACCGGCGTCCCCGGGACCCACGCTTGCCACACCGAAGGCCAATGCGGTCCGCCGACCGCGTCCCGCGCCGACCGTCGCCCCCACCCCCGCGCGCCCTCCCGTCGGGCCGACGGCGCTGCCGTCACCACGCGCGCCGGAACCCAGCCCGTCGCTGCGCTCGGTCTCGCCGAAACCCAACCCGTCGATGCGCTCGGTCCCGCCGGAACCGAGGAGCCCCGCCACGTCCACCCCGACACCGAGGCCTACCGCCACCCCCAGCCCGACTCCCACCCCCAGCCCGACTCTGACCTCGAGCCCGACTCTGACCTCGAGCCCGACTCTGACCCCCAGCCCGACTCTGACCCCCAGCGCGTCACCGAGCCCGGCCGGCACGCCCACCCCCACACCGACACCAACACCCACACCGAGCCCAACACCGAGCCCGACACCGACACCGAGCCCGGCCCCCTCCGTGTGGACGATGGAGATCGAGATGAGCGAAGACCTCCCGGTGGGCTACGTGGCGGCGCTCACCGTGCCGGAGGGTTATACGTTGACCTCGGTTCGTGACCTCCACTACGGCGAGCCCACGGAGCACCTGGAGGTGCCCGGGCGGACATTCGTCGATGCCGTGCAGCCGGGGCGGCTGCTGATCCGGGGAACGCGGGAGCCCGGCGCCGAGCCGGGCTCGCTCACCGCCGATCTGCGCAGCTACGGCGGCCGGGAGCTCGCGGGCAGCGGCAGCTACCCGATCCCCTGA
- the trmB gene encoding tRNA (guanosine(46)-N7)-methyltransferase TrmB — MTAADNPPESHRREVVSFVRHRARMTPAQQRAWREHGPDHLVEVDKGAGHGAISAGQSVDWSAVFGRRSELVVEIGSGAGDSLVAMAAERPDLDIVAFEVFQPGIAATMIKLNRAGVRNVRLVEGNGVHGLQHLFAPGSLAGIWVFFPDPWPKTRHHKRRLVNPEFAALAASRLRPGGRLLAATDWAPYADRMRRVLDAEPELINEHPDGWAPRPAGRVITRFEGRGERAGHDIRDLSYRRR; from the coding sequence ATGACTGCCGCCGACAACCCGCCCGAGTCCCACCGCCGCGAGGTGGTCTCGTTCGTGCGCCACCGGGCCCGGATGACCCCGGCCCAGCAGCGGGCCTGGCGCGAACACGGCCCGGACCACCTGGTCGAGGTGGACAAGGGCGCCGGCCACGGCGCAATCTCTGCCGGGCAGAGCGTCGACTGGTCCGCGGTCTTCGGCCGCCGGTCCGAGCTGGTCGTCGAGATCGGCTCCGGCGCGGGCGACTCGCTGGTGGCGATGGCAGCCGAGCGTCCGGATCTCGACATCGTGGCATTCGAGGTGTTCCAACCGGGGATCGCCGCCACGATGATCAAGCTGAATCGCGCCGGCGTGCGCAATGTCCGGCTGGTCGAGGGCAACGGCGTGCACGGCCTGCAGCATCTCTTCGCTCCCGGCTCCCTCGCCGGCATCTGGGTCTTCTTCCCCGACCCGTGGCCGAAGACGCGCCACCACAAGCGACGGCTGGTGAACCCCGAGTTCGCGGCCCTCGCCGCGTCCCGGTTGCGGCCGGGGGGCCGCCTGCTGGCGGCCACCGACTGGGCACCGTACGCCGACCGGATGCGTCGGGTGCTGGACGCCGAACCCGAGTTGATCAACGAACATCCCGACGGGTGGGCGCCACGCCCGGCCGGCCGCGTGATCACCCGGTTCGAGGGCCGCGGCGAACGCGCCGGACACGACATCCGCGACCTGTCCTATCGCCGCCGATGA
- the truA gene encoding tRNA pseudouridine(38-40) synthase TruA, producing MRFRIDLAYDGAGFSGWATQPGLRTVQGELECWLPRVLRLDAPTPLTVAGRTDAGVHARGQVAHVDLPADTDPDRLTRRLRRVLPADITIAAVRPAAPGFDARFSALWRRYAYRLSDRPADPLLRNQVVAVPGPLDPEAMSEAGSRLLGLRDFAAFCKRRDGASTVRTLLELHAERIADGPFAGVVELRVRADAFCHSMVRSLAGALVAVGQGRRDLAWLDAAGAATARPSSIQVMPAHGLTLEEVGYPPDDRMGARADEARAYRQPPETGPGDGQELR from the coding sequence ATGAGATTTCGAATCGACCTCGCCTACGACGGCGCGGGCTTCTCCGGGTGGGCGACCCAGCCGGGGCTGCGCACGGTGCAGGGCGAGCTGGAGTGCTGGCTGCCCCGGGTCCTGCGCCTCGACGCGCCGACGCCGCTGACGGTTGCCGGCCGCACGGACGCCGGCGTCCACGCGCGCGGCCAGGTGGCCCACGTCGACCTGCCTGCCGACACCGACCCCGACCGACTCACCCGCCGGCTGCGCCGGGTGCTGCCGGCCGACATCACGATCGCCGCCGTGCGGCCGGCGGCGCCGGGATTCGATGCGCGGTTCTCGGCACTGTGGCGTCGCTACGCCTATCGGCTGTCCGACCGGCCCGCCGATCCGTTGCTGCGCAACCAGGTCGTCGCCGTGCCCGGCCCGCTGGACCCCGAGGCGATGAGCGAGGCGGGGTCGCGACTGCTCGGCCTGCGCGACTTCGCGGCATTCTGCAAGCGCCGCGACGGCGCGAGCACCGTGCGTACCCTGCTCGAACTGCACGCGGAACGGATCGCCGACGGACCGTTCGCCGGGGTGGTCGAGCTGCGGGTACGCGCGGACGCGTTCTGCCACTCGATGGTCCGCTCCCTGGCCGGCGCGCTGGTGGCGGTCGGGCAGGGCCGCCGAGACCTCGCCTGGCTGGACGCGGCCGGGGCGGCGACCGCCCGCCCGTCGTCGATCCAGGTGATGCCGGCCCACGGACTCACCCTTGAGGAAGTCGGCTATCCCCCCGATGATCGGATGGGGGCGCGAGCGGACGAGGCGCGAGCGTACCGGCAGCCGCCGGAAACCGGACCGGGTGACGGGCAGGAGTTGAGGTGA
- a CDS encoding methyltransferase gives MSGQYFETPTGPIRAREVTATIWDREFRFATANGVYSAAGLDPGTGVLLRESEPPGHGGHLVDLGCGWGPIAIGLAVCAPQITVDAVDVNRRALELCARNAEAAGVADRVRVLHADEVDPTTRYDELWSNPPIRIGKAALHDLLLEWLPRLESGGRARMVVGRNLGADSLQRWLVEQGYPTERVGSAKGFRILQTTAP, from the coding sequence GTGAGCGGCCAGTACTTCGAGACCCCCACGGGCCCCATCCGTGCGCGCGAGGTGACGGCGACGATCTGGGACCGCGAGTTCCGCTTCGCCACCGCGAACGGCGTCTATTCCGCCGCGGGGCTGGACCCGGGCACGGGCGTACTGCTGCGCGAGTCCGAGCCGCCCGGCCATGGCGGCCATCTGGTCGATCTCGGCTGCGGCTGGGGCCCGATCGCGATCGGGCTGGCGGTCTGCGCCCCCCAGATCACCGTCGATGCCGTCGACGTGAACCGCCGGGCGCTGGAGTTGTGCGCCCGCAATGCCGAGGCCGCAGGAGTCGCGGACCGGGTACGCGTCCTGCACGCCGACGAGGTCGACCCGACCACCCGCTACGACGAGCTGTGGTCCAATCCACCGATCCGGATCGGCAAGGCCGCCCTGCACGATCTGCTGTTGGAATGGTTGCCCAGGCTGGAATCGGGCGGCCGCGCGCGGATGGTCGTCGGCCGCAACCTCGGTGCCGACTCGCTGCAGCGCTGGCTGGTCGAACAGGGCTACCCGACCGAACGCGTCGGCAGCGCGAAGGGCTTCCGGATCCTGCAGACCACAGCTCCCTGA
- a CDS encoding CsbD family protein: MGIGDRIQNAAEDAIGKAKEAVGDLTDNDKLKAEGKVDQGKADVKNFGEDVKDKAGEARDSFENRRDQH, encoded by the coding sequence ATGGGTATTGGTGACCGGATCCAGAACGCCGCCGAGGACGCCATCGGCAAGGCCAAGGAGGCCGTCGGCGACCTGACGGACAACGACAAGCTCAAGGCCGAGGGCAAGGTCGATCAGGGCAAGGCCGACGTGAAGAACTTCGGCGAGGACGTCAAGGACAAGGCCGGCGAGGCCCGGGACTCGTTCGAGAATCGTCGCGACCAGCACTGA
- a CDS encoding prenyltransferase/squalene oxidase repeat-containing protein, with product MTPARPLAKVLSALAATLLLLWPALPAAAAPPAQAAADAGAWLAAQQAPADDPTVMVDVALGLVSADRGDDAARLADELVADAGDADAASAAKLAVLVSATGGDPANAGGTNLIEAIGKGTAKDGQVGQYGSAFGQAWAILAYAWAGEEVPDQVVTKLGDYVDPAGSGAFGFETDGKFSPDVDSTAMAIMALSRLTEPSKLQEPAIAWLESQRAADGSFPGFSKVNSTGLAVAALTELGRDETAGQEWLAAQQLPDGSLPAAEGGAGDLRATSQGVLGLTGIGYATLVGTQGADLGGDVVSSDEGPDTSDGLSPGLLVGVAVAVGAGVLAAGLLLTRRRRTTESSGTAAGAPRDRDGSTDS from the coding sequence ATGACTCCAGCCCGTCCGCTCGCGAAGGTGCTCTCCGCGCTCGCCGCGACCCTGCTGCTGCTGTGGCCGGCGCTGCCGGCCGCCGCGGCGCCGCCGGCCCAGGCCGCCGCGGACGCCGGGGCCTGGCTGGCGGCCCAACAGGCACCCGCCGACGACCCGACGGTGATGGTCGATGTGGCCCTCGGCCTCGTCTCTGCCGACCGGGGCGACGACGCCGCGCGGCTGGCCGATGAGCTGGTCGCCGACGCGGGCGATGCCGATGCCGCGTCGGCGGCGAAACTGGCGGTGCTGGTGAGCGCGACCGGGGGCGATCCGGCCAATGCCGGCGGGACGAATCTGATCGAGGCGATCGGCAAGGGCACCGCGAAGGACGGCCAGGTGGGCCAGTATGGCTCGGCCTTCGGTCAGGCCTGGGCGATCCTGGCCTACGCCTGGGCCGGCGAGGAGGTCCCCGACCAGGTGGTGACCAAGCTCGGCGACTACGTCGACCCGGCCGGCTCGGGCGCCTTCGGGTTCGAGACCGACGGGAAGTTCAGCCCGGATGTGGACAGCACCGCGATGGCGATCATGGCGCTGTCGAGGCTGACCGAACCGAGCAAGCTGCAGGAGCCGGCAATCGCGTGGCTGGAGTCCCAGCGTGCGGCCGACGGAAGCTTTCCGGGCTTTTCCAAGGTGAACTCGACCGGGCTCGCGGTCGCCGCGCTGACCGAACTGGGCCGCGACGAGACCGCGGGCCAGGAGTGGCTGGCGGCCCAGCAACTGCCGGACGGGTCGCTGCCGGCCGCCGAGGGCGGTGCCGGAGACCTGCGCGCGACGAGCCAGGGCGTACTCGGCCTGACCGGCATCGGGTACGCCACCCTCGTCGGGACCCAGGGCGCCGACCTCGGCGGCGATGTCGTCTCCAGCGACGAGGGTCCCGATACCTCCGACGGGCTCAGCCCGGGGCTGCTGGTGGGAGTGGCGGTCGCGGTCGGCGCCGGCGTGCTGGCTGCTGGGCTGTTGCTGACCCGGCGTCGGCGTACCACGGAATCTTCCGGTACGGCTGCGGGCGCACCCCGCGACCGGGACGGGTCGACCGACTCCTAG
- a CDS encoding superoxide dismutase has protein sequence MAEYTLPDLPYDYAALEPHISAKIMELHHDKHHATYVKGANTAVEKLAAAREAGDLANLNQLTTDLAFNLGGHVNHSIFWKNLSPDGGGQPEGELAAAIDENFGSFENFQNQFTTAATGIQGSGWAILAHDPLGDRLSIFQLRDQQAQIPATQTPLVVLDMWEHAFYLDYLNVKPDYVKAWWNIVNWADAAQRFQAARAIPSPQAE, from the coding sequence ATGGCCGAGTACACCCTTCCCGATCTCCCCTATGACTACGCCGCGCTGGAGCCGCACATCTCCGCCAAGATCATGGAGCTGCACCACGACAAGCACCACGCGACCTACGTGAAGGGCGCGAACACCGCGGTGGAGAAGCTGGCCGCGGCCCGCGAGGCCGGTGATCTGGCCAACTTGAACCAGTTGACGACCGACCTGGCGTTCAACCTCGGCGGTCACGTCAACCACTCGATCTTCTGGAAGAACCTGTCGCCGGACGGTGGCGGTCAGCCCGAGGGCGAGCTGGCCGCGGCCATCGACGAGAACTTCGGCTCCTTCGAGAACTTCCAGAACCAGTTCACCACCGCCGCGACCGGCATCCAGGGCTCCGGCTGGGCGATCCTTGCCCACGACCCGCTGGGCGATCGGCTGAGCATCTTCCAGTTGCGTGATCAGCAGGCCCAGATCCCCGCGACCCAGACGCCGCTGGTGGTCCTCGACATGTGGGAGCACGCGTTCTACCTCGACTACCTCAACGTCAAGCCGGACTACGTGAAGGCCTGGTGGAACATCGTCAACTGGGCCGATGCCGCGCAGCGCTTCCAGGCTGCTCGCGCCATCCCGTCTCCCCAGGCGGAGTGA